In Erigeron canadensis isolate Cc75 chromosome 6, C_canadensis_v1, whole genome shotgun sequence, the following are encoded in one genomic region:
- the LOC122605798 gene encoding beta-amyrin 28-monooxygenase-like isoform X1 has product MIQVLTAILLFIFSYALWVVYNNYLSTTKLANLPPGSYGWPFIGESLALLRAGWDGEPERFFQERIKKHGNPLVFKTSIFGDRMAVFYGPAGNKFLFGNENKLVAAWWPTSVRKIFGKCLVTIRGDEAKWMRKMLLSYLGPDAFASHYAATMDVVTRSHIETHWRGKEEVNVYQTVRLYAFELACRLFLSLEDPNHIATLGSLFDVFLKGVIALPIDFPGTPFYCSKKAAASIRTELMTLIKERRVALEEGKASSSQDLLSHLLTSSDENGRYLTEWEIANNILLLLFAGHDTSTCSITLIMKRLGEHPNVYDKVLNEQLEISKNKEAGEMLKWEDIQKMKYTWNVVSEVMRLNPPIPGSFREALVDFEYAGYTIPKGWKLYWSATSTHKDEGNFDDVTKFDPSRFEDSGPTPYTYVPFGGGPRMCLGKEFSRLEVLVFIHNIVTNLKWDLLIPDEKIVYDQMPIPEKGLPVRLHYRQV; this is encoded by the exons ATGATTCAAGTTCTAACAGCCATTCTGCTTTTCATCTTCTCATATGCTTTGTGGGTTGTTTACAATAACTACTTGTCAACAACCAAATTAGCCAATCTCCCACCAGGAAGCTATGGATGGCCGTTTATCGGAGAATCTCTGGCACTACTTCGAGCAGGCTGGGATGGAGAACCAGAAAGATTTTTTCAAGAACGTATCAAGAAACACGGCAATCCTTTAGTGTTTAAGACGTCTATATTTGGCGACCGTATGGCTGTGTTTTATGGTCCTGCAGgtaataagtttttatttggGAACGAAAACAAGTTGGTCGCAGCTTGGTGGCCGACTTCAGTAAGGAAAATTTTTGGTAAATGTTTGGTTACAATTCGTGGTGACGAAGCCAAGTGGATGAGGAAGATGCTGTTATCGTATCTTGGTCCTGATGCATTCGCTAGTCATTATGCTGCTACTATGGATGTTGTCACACGTAGCCATATCGAAACTCACTGGAGAG GCAAGGAAGAGGTGAACGTATACCAAACGGTTAGGTTATACGCATTTGAGCTGGCGTGTCGGTTATTTCTTAGTCTGGAGGATCCAAACCACATTGCAACACTTGGTTCCCTGTTTGACGTCTTCTTGAAAGGGGTCATCGCACTTCCTATAGATTTCCCTGGCACACCATTTTATTGCTCAAAAAAAGCAGCGGCCTCTATTAGAACCGAACTTATGACTCTTATCAAAGAAAGAAGAGTAGCCCTAGAAGAAGGAAAGGCGTCATCCTCACAAGACCTCCTCTCACATTTGCTTACATCTTCAGATGAGAATGGCAGGTATTTGACCGAGTGGGAAATTGCAAACAACATCTTGTTACTACTCTTTGCCGGTCATGATACATCCACTTGTTCTATTACGTTGATCATGAAAAGACTTGGCGAACACCCTAATGTTTATGACAAGGTGTTGAATG AGCAATTGGAGATCTCTAAGAACAAAGAAGCAGGGGAAATGCTAAAATGGGAAGACattcaaaaaatgaaatatacttGGAATGTTGTATCTGAAGTCATGAGATTAAATCCACCCATTCCCGGATCCTTTAGAGAAGCGCTGGTGGATTTCGAGTATGCAGGCTATACGATACCCAAGGGGTGGAAG TTATATTGGAGTGCTACATCGACTCATAAAGATGAAGGTAACTTTGATGACGTGACAAAATTTGATCCATCAAGGTTTGAAGATTCAGGGCCGACTCCATATACATATGTACCATTTGGAGGTGGCCCAAGGATGTGTTTAGGGAAAGAGTTTTCAAGACTAGAAGTTCTTGTGTTCATTCACAACATCGTCACCAATCTTAAATGGGACTTGTTGATACCTGATGAAAAAATAGTATATGACCAAATGCCTATTCCAGAGAAAGGGCTTCCAGTTCGTCTCCATTATCGTCAAGTTTGA
- the LOC122605798 gene encoding beta-amyrin 28-monooxygenase-like isoform X2, whose amino-acid sequence MIQVLTAILLFIFSYALWVVYNNYLSTTKLANLPPGSYGWPFIGESLALLRAGWDGEPERFFQERIKKHGNPLVFKTSIFGDRMAVFYGPAGNKFLFGNENKLVAAWWPTSVRKIFGKCLVTIRGDEAKWMRKMLLSYLGPDAFASHYAATMDVVTRSHIETHWRGIGSLFDVFLKGVIALPIDFPGTPFYCSKKAAASIRTELMTLIKERRVALEEGKASSSQDLLSHLLTSSDENGRYLTEWEIANNILLLLFAGHDTSTCSITLIMKRLGEHPNVYDKVLNEQLEISKNKEAGEMLKWEDIQKMKYTWNVVSEVMRLNPPIPGSFREALVDFEYAGYTIPKGWKLYWSATSTHKDEGNFDDVTKFDPSRFEDSGPTPYTYVPFGGGPRMCLGKEFSRLEVLVFIHNIVTNLKWDLLIPDEKIVYDQMPIPEKGLPVRLHYRQV is encoded by the exons ATGATTCAAGTTCTAACAGCCATTCTGCTTTTCATCTTCTCATATGCTTTGTGGGTTGTTTACAATAACTACTTGTCAACAACCAAATTAGCCAATCTCCCACCAGGAAGCTATGGATGGCCGTTTATCGGAGAATCTCTGGCACTACTTCGAGCAGGCTGGGATGGAGAACCAGAAAGATTTTTTCAAGAACGTATCAAGAAACACGGCAATCCTTTAGTGTTTAAGACGTCTATATTTGGCGACCGTATGGCTGTGTTTTATGGTCCTGCAGgtaataagtttttatttggGAACGAAAACAAGTTGGTCGCAGCTTGGTGGCCGACTTCAGTAAGGAAAATTTTTGGTAAATGTTTGGTTACAATTCGTGGTGACGAAGCCAAGTGGATGAGGAAGATGCTGTTATCGTATCTTGGTCCTGATGCATTCGCTAGTCATTATGCTGCTACTATGGATGTTGTCACACGTAGCCATATCGAAACTCACTGGAGAGGTA TTGGTTCCCTGTTTGACGTCTTCTTGAAAGGGGTCATCGCACTTCCTATAGATTTCCCTGGCACACCATTTTATTGCTCAAAAAAAGCAGCGGCCTCTATTAGAACCGAACTTATGACTCTTATCAAAGAAAGAAGAGTAGCCCTAGAAGAAGGAAAGGCGTCATCCTCACAAGACCTCCTCTCACATTTGCTTACATCTTCAGATGAGAATGGCAGGTATTTGACCGAGTGGGAAATTGCAAACAACATCTTGTTACTACTCTTTGCCGGTCATGATACATCCACTTGTTCTATTACGTTGATCATGAAAAGACTTGGCGAACACCCTAATGTTTATGACAAGGTGTTGAATG AGCAATTGGAGATCTCTAAGAACAAAGAAGCAGGGGAAATGCTAAAATGGGAAGACattcaaaaaatgaaatatacttGGAATGTTGTATCTGAAGTCATGAGATTAAATCCACCCATTCCCGGATCCTTTAGAGAAGCGCTGGTGGATTTCGAGTATGCAGGCTATACGATACCCAAGGGGTGGAAG TTATATTGGAGTGCTACATCGACTCATAAAGATGAAGGTAACTTTGATGACGTGACAAAATTTGATCCATCAAGGTTTGAAGATTCAGGGCCGACTCCATATACATATGTACCATTTGGAGGTGGCCCAAGGATGTGTTTAGGGAAAGAGTTTTCAAGACTAGAAGTTCTTGTGTTCATTCACAACATCGTCACCAATCTTAAATGGGACTTGTTGATACCTGATGAAAAAATAGTATATGACCAAATGCCTATTCCAGAGAAAGGGCTTCCAGTTCGTCTCCATTATCGTCAAGTTTGA